In the genome of Drosophila subpulchrella strain 33 F10 #4 breed RU33 chromosome 2L, RU_Dsub_v1.1 Primary Assembly, whole genome shotgun sequence, one region contains:
- the LOC119548724 gene encoding piezo-type mechanosensitive ion channel component isoform X11 — protein MVFSYACMVLQRIVVPAVLVLAALMRPVGISFVYLLMFFISPFVPLATRRNFKGSVTAFFIILLALSTLVLLGHITLQILALSLTLPIYNCSFSEHLLRHIGFVSFIDLRALAIIEWLVPEVLVFATSLGSYLTVKRVASQPVGTEQLENGEVPDGQAENGQSSQAPATDANGGDVPQPTATTPLQQQQQQLRKRVSMISQHIHFEGLIKISPLFCLATLFFAAVLRPSVPGGFYFLIFLLAGTYWATCQTLQRGFALLLRCVMVVLVLHSLSIVSYQTPWMQSHLNHTTLTARLIGLEPLIESYCKPDLRYVLYNTTLSLDSYLNPFALFFAYFALALTTKHLIRPRLVRQSTRKSRTSQPLESGSTVAPSGTQRGHDIQLDSMEQRSEQENNTTSILDQISYGFVSVGGFIYQNSYIFTNILMMAWSIVYHSWLTFVLLLWANVLWMIPNQRKAMMRSSPFIVLYAEALLIAQYIYGMDLNNDELPTSVPTAGINLQQIGFERPIENQMRPCVPLIVKTAFVLMFWVTSRQFFKEKRDRRRDSTLADIIAPLQITVGSAGSSYLINDGKKTSKFLKKAGDVIKNLLVRLWIWLLVLVIFLCAITGENMTVFRICYMALFLFFLLVFQSSSKAWVKIMYGFWLFLIFYAMTILILIYTYQFDKFETYWRDYLNVSSTLQKDIGLKRYQTKDLFLHLVSPTIIVILTVIQVHYFHKRFIASLQQQSVAGGSAQQKPTETTALEPAPSKRRGSAGSLRRSQGPSAEAAPGATTDFETSVRDLVRISFRKIKNKSEYIFKNFKDVFWRFLELHIMKAVYIAAFVCSVSEVCVLHIVFVGFCVLGATSRKSVQVVISRLISFIVTIIVLSKMIYQIEYLNNSQLNVVCSDNRTANNVEWIGLTKADKVEGGLMSLLRTYIIYMVIVTMHAVITLRQLQMRVKIGAVNAPPTKLLFPHIIRADAEKDLVGLVKYLLNFGFYKFGIEISLIALVSTITYRQDIVAVAYALWLVVLLLLRRSQCAKIWGVFQAFFAISILTQYIVLVGLPPSSCLVYPWEGPFGEGIQRWTMLPGALHFNHVPKLIFDFIVLVILNRQKSIFCIEQRYASNDDYPGGSNRSVIADIAQLGRVPFDNPTHDFCSYIRNYSDILKNGVLCGFYWFTLAVVFLAGTNIADLLALGYLIGAFIFLWQGSDFYLRPIHTIILRWKWLLAFNVSNILIKTSFQMAGCLYMKQLTSGCCWLVHMLGITCTSSVPIEQIMLPEDAVSVLEPGECPKITHQVVLLWDTICFAFIIFQLRIFKSHYFCHIITDTKANNILASRGADIIESLRHKQIAHRHDHEKQVLHKIKRKMERIRATQQKMLRPLDKQTHFDEHGYPLPAPTVRRRKEIKLHPHATRAGDYYMFEEMDDKFELDLIHDEIDFLEEENITESEMKMQRRKTLYDKSKDAPTGEFPSTSKGISKERDAATASSSASPAPTRDVGDLPVIPPPSTAPPREATSKETSDSKSKMEVDSGEVTAKDSDEDFDTNPIIRLLEGFLVTLTIRLNRFSRNYRFVNRILAGEKKTLKESSSLNRLGLSSAAAMFHFLKSNLESDESDPPASSSTPRRVVISPQNATEHSDPTSTTLNTNTTTTPLSPPEPLQPPTTTSTPQQQHQHIRVADEIIELPVDTVDGVSHRKQSINSSPPAKGTMLSRKSDCGLPEIRIKAPSVERGAHYYHNHHSGGGSGSLSKHWSYEQVDSAGEFNLEEENFAQRDHHIIVEVLISSWYALLANTDLICYIVVFVNQVVNASLISLPLPIMVFLWGTLSLPRPTKTFWVTLIAYTQAIVLIKCIFQFKLIWSNYHQLPNQPLTPAKIFGVENKAHYAIYDLILLLVLFLHRYLLKSQGLWKSGYKDTDNQFTKPTASIDDRDDSDNLSQPDSRQLNDDAAAQKLSLQVSQASLPGSPEFSKTGINQLERTKYTSSLYKFFFSLVHKSRLATDVYALMFLCDFVNFFVLLFGFTAFGTQQTESDEGVQTYLAENKVPIPFLIMLLVQFLLIVIDRALYLRKALVNKIIFHFFSVIGIHIWMFFVVPAVTERTFNSLAPPIIFYVIKCFYMLLSSYQIKSGYPKRILGNFFTKGFSMVNMIAFKVYMQIPFLYELRTILDWVCIDSTMTIFDWLKMEDIFSNIYLIRCTRQSETDFPAMRAQKKASLSKLIMGGTIVLLIVICIWGPLCLFALGNAVGTSNVPYHVSLSIRIGPYDPIYTTNNYDSMFAINSEMYSQMTNAYLKEKQALTFIAGYDPTDVAAVKLAGNSPSLWNIAPPDRQRLLNDLRNNHTLNARFSYSLTRKAPAKGLKESVGDEHAISLDESFEGRAALIHMLSETHDVAPLHSNTTTNGTITPEIEEVVVIPGMIPKFIKVLNSGDAAVVGVLSEKHHEYRPLVIKMHRDNETNGLWWEIRDFCDDNFYNETLSKFAYSNCTSGIVMYTFNDKKFPSTFSFLTAGGIIGLYTTFVLLASRFMKSFIGGQNRKIMFEDLPYVDRVLQLCLDIYLVREALEFALEEDLFAKLLFLYRSPETLIKWTRPKEEYVDDDGDTDSIPSRMSVRRPEQLQPQQPQ, from the exons ATGGTCTTCAGCTATGCGTGCATGGTGCTCCAGCGCATCGTGGTGCCAGCGGTCCTGGTACTCG CTGCGCTGATGCGACCAGTGGGCATATCCTTTGTGTACCTGCTGATGTTCTTTATTTCGCCCTTCGTGCCCCTGGCCACGCGTCGCAACTTTAAGGGATCTGTGACGGCCTTCTTCATCATCCTGCTGGCGCTGAGCACGCTGGTCCTTTTGGGTCACATAACGCTCCAGATTCTGGCGTTGAGCCTTACGCTCCCTATCTACAACTGCTCGTTCAGTGAGCACCTACTGCGACACATTGGCTTCGTGAGCTTTATTGATCTGAG GGCATTGGCCATAATTGAATGGCTTGTGCCTGAGGTGCTGGTTTTCGCCACCTCCCTGGGATCGTATCTCACGGTTAAGCGAGTGGCCTCTCAGCCCGTCGGAACCGAGCAGTTGGAGAACGGAGAAGTGCCCGATGGCCAGGCGGAAAATGGCCAGTCCTCACAGGCACCTGCCACAGATGCCAATGGTGGAGATGTGCCCCAGCCGACGGCCACCACGccactgcagcagcagcaacagcagctgaGGAAACGCGTGTCCATGATCAGCCAGCACATCCACTTCGAGGGATTGATCAAGATCT CTCCTCTGTTCTGCCTGGCCACGCTGTTCTTTGCTGCCGTGCTGCGTCCCTCGGTGCCCGGTGGTTTTTACTTTCTCATTTTCCTGCTGGCCGGCACCTACTGGGCAACCTGCCAGACGCTGCAACG GGGCTTCGCGTTGTTGCTGCGCTGCGTGATGGTCGTCCTCGTGCTGCACTCCCTGTCCATTGTATCCTACCAGACGCCGTGGATGCAGAGCCACCTCAATCATACCACCCTGACAGCCCG CTTGATTGGACTGGAACCGCTCATTGAATCCTACTGCAAGCCGGACCTACGATACGTTCTGTACAATACTACGCTGTCACTGGACTCATATCTCAATCCCTTTGCCTTGTTTTTTGCCTATTTCGCACTGGCCCTGACCACCAAGCATCTCATTAGGCCACGG TTGGTGCGCCAAAGTACGCGAAAGAGCCGTACATCTCAACCGCTGGAAAGTGGATCCACGGTGGCGCCCAGTGGCACTCAGCGGGGCCATGACATTCAGTTGGACTCCATGGAACAGCGATCGGAGCAGGAGAACAACACCACGTCCATACTGGATCAGATATCATATGGCTTCGTCAGCGTGGGAGGTTTTATCTATCAGAACAGCTATATATTCACCAATATTCTGATGATG GCCTGGTCCATAGTATACCACAGTTGGCTGACTTTTGTCCTGCTGCTCTGGGCCAATGTGCTGTGGATGATTCCGAACCAACGGAAGGCCATGATGCGATCCAGTCCATTCATAGTCTTATATGCTGAGGCGCTCCTGATTGCCCAGTATATATACGGCATGGATTTGAACAACGATGAACTGCCAACAAGCGTTCCC ACAGCGGGCATTAACCTGCAGCAAATTGGCTTTGAACGACCCATCGAGAACCAAATGCGACCATGTGTCCCACTGATCGTGAAGACTGCCTTTGTACTGATGTTTTGGGTGACATCACGGCAGTTCTTCAAGGAGAAACGCGATCGCCGGAGGGATAGTACACTGGCGGATATCATTGCGCCACTGCAAATCACCGTGGGATCGGCTGGTTCCAGCTACCTCATCAACGATGGCAAGAAGACCTCAAAGTTCCTAAAGAAGGCCGGCGATGTGATCAAGAATCTACTGGTGCGCCTCTGGATCtggctgctggtgctggttATCTTCCTGTGCGCGATCACTGGCGAGAATATGACAGTCTTCCGCATCTGCTACATGGCCCTGTTCCTATTCTTCTTGCTGGTCTTTCAATCTTCGTCCAAGGCCTGGGTTAAGATCATGTATGGCTTCTGGCTGTTTCTGATCTTCTACGCCATGACCATACTCATATTGATCTATACATATCAGTTCGACAAGTTCGAAACATACTGGAGAGACTATCTTAATGTGTCCTCTACACT aCAAAAGGACATTGGCCTTAAGCGCTATCAGACTAAGGATCTGTTCCTCCACTTGGTCTCGCCCACGATAATTGTGATCTTGACCGTGATCCAAGTGCACTATTTCCACAAGCGCTTCATCGCATCGTTACAACAGCAGTCGGTGGCTGGTGGATCGGCACAACAGAAACCCACGGAGACAACTGCCTTGGAACCGGCGCCATCCAAGCGCCGTGGTAGCGCCGGTTCACTACGTCGATCCCAGGGACCTTCGGCGGAGGCTGCTCCCGGAGCCACCACTGATTTCGAGACATCTGTGCGAGATTTGGTGCGCATATCGTTCCGCAAGATCAAGAACAAGTCGGAGTACATATTCAAGAACTTCAAGGACGTCTTCTGGCGCTTCCTGGAACTGCACATCATGAAGGCTGTCTACATCGCAGCCTTCGTGTGCAGCGTCAGCGAAGTCTGCGTTCTGCACATTGTCTTCGTGGGCTTCTGTGTGCTGGGCGCCACCTCGCGCAAGTCCGTCCAGGTTGTCATCAGCCGCCTCATCTCGTTCATTGTCACCATCATAGTGCTGTCCAAGATGATCTATCAGATCGAGTACTTAAATAACTCGCAGCTTAACGTGGTTTGT TCTGACAACCGGACCGCCAACAATGTCGAATGGATTGGCCTCACCAAGGCCGACAAGGTAGAGGGTGGACTGATGAGCCTGCTGCGCACCTACATCATCTATATGGTTATTGTGACCATGCACGCTGTGATCACTCTCCGCCAGCTCCAAATGCGCGTGAAGATCGGAGCCGTAAATGCACCGCCCACCAAGCTGTTGTTCCCCCATATTATTCGGGCTGATGCTGAGAAGGATTTGGTGGGACTGGTCAAGTATCTCCTCAACTTTGGCTTCTACAAATTCGGTATTGAGATATCGCTGATCGCCCTGGTCTCCACCATTACATATCGCCAGGACATTGTGGCCGTCGCCTATGCTCTGTGGCTAGTTGTGCTTCTGCTTCTGAGAAGATCGCAATGTGCCAAAATCTGGGGAGTGTTCCAGGCCTTCTTTGCCATTTCCATATTGACACAGTACATAGTGCTGGTCGGACTGCCGCCGAGCTCATGTCTGG TTTATCCTTGGGAAGGCCCCTTTGGCGAGGGCATTCAACGCTGGACAATGCTGCCGGGAGCCCTGCACTTCAACCACGTGCCCAAGCTGATCTTCGACTTCATCGTCCTGGTCATCCTGAACCGCCAGAAGAGCATATTCTGCATCGAACAGCGTTATGCGAGTAACGACGACTATCCGGGTGGCAGCAACCGCAGTGTGATTGCGGATATTGCCCAGCTAGGTCGCGTTCCCTTCGACAATCCCACCCACGACTTTTGCTCGTATATACGCAACTACTCGGACATCCTGAAGAACGGAGTGCTGTGCGGCTTCTACTGGTTCACCCTGGCGGTTGTTTTTCTGGCCGGTACCAATATTGCGGATCTTCTGGCACTGGGCTATCTGATCGGAGCGTTCATCTTCCTGTGGCAGGGATCGGACTTCTATCTCCGCCCCATACACACCATCATCTTGCGCTGGAAGTGGCTGCTGGCCTTCAATGTCTCCAATATACTCATCAAGACGTCCTTCCAGATGGCTGGATGTCTGTACATGAAGCAACTGACCAGTGGATGCTGCTGGCTGGTGCACATGCTAGGCATCACATGCACCAGCAGTGTGCCCATAGAACAAATAATGCTGCCTGAGGATGCGGTTTCGGTGTTGGAGCCCGGCGAATGCCCTAAGATCACCCACCAGGTGGTCCTGCTGTGGGACACGATCTGCTTCGCCTTCATCATCTTCCAGCTGCGCATCTTCAAGTCACACTACTTCTGCCACATCATCACGGATACCAAGGCAAATAATATCCTGGCCTCTAG AGGAGCCGACATCATTGAGAGCCTGCGGCATAAACAGATTGCCCATCGTCATGACCATGAGAAGCAGGTGCTGCACAAGATCAAGCGGAAGATGGAGCGCATCCGTGCCACGCAACAGAAGATGCTCCGGCCCCTGGACAAACAGACCCACTTCGATG aaCATGGTTATCCACTTCCTGCACCAACAGTACGCAGAAGGAAGGAAATTAAATTACATCCACATG CCACACGTGCTGGTGATTACTACATGTTCGAGGAGATGGATGATAAGTTTGAACTTGACCTGATACACGACGAGATTGATTTTCTGGAGGAGGAGAACATCACCGAGAGCGAGATGAAGATGCAGCGCCGCAAGACCCTCTACGAC AAGTCGAAGGATGCTCCCACTGGTGAATTCCCCTCTACCAGCAAGGGCATCTCCAAGGAACGCGATGCGGCCACAGCTTCCAGTTCGGCTAGTCCAGCGCCCACCAGGGATGTGGGTGATCTCCCGGTGATACCACCACCTTCTACTGCCCCGCCACGTGAGGCCACCTCCAAGGAGACTTCCGACAGCAAGTCCAAAATGGAAGTGGATAGCGGCGAGGTGACGGCCAAGGATTCGGATGAGGACTTTGATACCAATCCTATTATCAGACTGCTCGAGGGCTTCTTGGTCACGCTGACCATAAGACTGAACCGCTTCTCGCGCAACTATCGCTTTGTGAATCGCATCCTGGCCGGCGAGAAGAAGACCCTCAAG GAATCCAGCTCGCTGAATCGCCTAGGGCTGTCCAGTGCCGCTGCCATGTTCCACTTCCTCAAGTCAAATCTCGAGAG CGATGAAAGTGACCCGCCCGCCTCCTCATCCACACCTCGGCGGGTGGTGATCTCCCCACAGAATGCCACCGAGCACTCAGACCCCACCAGCACCACACTGAACACGAACACAACAACCACACCGCTATCACCACCCGAACCACTGCAACCACCAACTACAACCAGTACACCACAGCAACAGCATCAGCATATTCGCGTTGCCGACGAAATCATCGAACTGCCTGTAGATACCGTTGATGGAGTCAGCCATAG aaAACAATCAATCAATTCATCGCCGCCAGCCAAGGG CACGATGCTCAGTCGAAAATCGGACTGTGGCCTGCCTGAGATACGCATTAAAGCGCCCTCTGTCGAGCGCGGTGCACATTATTACCATAATCACCACAGCGGCGGTGGCTCAGGATCCTTGAGCAAACACTGGTCCTACGAACAGGTGGACAG CGCGGGTGAATTTAATCTGGAGGAGGAGAACTTTGCCCAGCGAGACCACCATATCATTGTGGAGGTGCTGATCTCCTCGTGGTACGCTCTTTTGGCCAATACGGATCTCATTTGCTACATTGTGGTGTTCGTCAATCAG GTGGTCAATGCCAGTCTTATCTCCCTGCCGCTGCCCATCATGGTCTTTTTGTGGGGCACCTTGTCTCTGCCACGTCCCACGAAAACCTTCTGGGTCACCCTGATTGCCTACACCCAGGCCATTGTCCTGATCAAGTGCATCTTCCAGTTCAAACTGATCTGGTCTAACTACCACCAACTGCCCAATCAACCGCTGACACCTGCCAAAATCTTTGGCGTAGAGAACAAAGCCCACTATGCGATATATGACTTGATTCTGTTGTTGGTCCTGTTCCTGCATCGCTATCTTCTGAAATCGCAGGGCTTGTGGAAATCGGGCTATAAGGATACGGATAACCAGTTCACCAAACCCACCGCTAGCAT TGATGATCGCGATGATAGCGACAATCTATCGCAACCCGACTCCCGCCAGCTGAACGATGATGCTGCTGCTCAGAAGTTGAGTCTCCAAGTGAGTCAGGCCTCTTTGCCAGGTTCACCAGAGTTCAGCAAGACTGGCATCAATCAGCTAGA ACGCACCAAGTACACCTCTTCGCTGTACAAGTTCTTCTTTAGTCTTGTCCACAAATCCCGCCTAGCCACAGATGTTTATGCCCTGATGTTCCTCTGCGATTTTGTGAACTTCTTTGTGCTGCTCTTTGGTTTCACTGCCTTTGGA ACCCAACAAACGGAAAGCGATGAGGGAGTCCAGACTTATTTGGCGGAAAACAAAGTGCCCATACCATTCCTGATCATGTTGCTGGTTCAGTTCCTGCTCATCGTTATAGATCGAGCTCTGTACCTGCGCAAGGCTCTGGTGAACAAGATCATTTTCCACTTCTTCTCGGTGATTGGAATACACATCTGGATGTTCTTCGTGGTGCCGGCCGTTACGGAGCGAACTTTCAATTCCCTGGCACCACCAATCATTTTCTACGTGATCAAGTGTTTCTACATGCTGCTAAGCTCTTATCAAATCAAATCGGGTTACCCCAAGCGCATTCTGGGCAACTTCTTCACCAAGGGCTTCTCAATGGTCAATATGATTGCCTTCAAGGTGTACATGCAGATTCCGTTCCTGTACGAGCTGCGAACAATTTTGGATTGGGTGTGCATCGACAGCACAATGACCATATTTGACTGGCTGAAGATGGAGGACATCTTCTCGAATATCTATCTGATCCGCTGCACCAGGCAGTCGGAGACTGATTTTCCAGCCATGAGAGCCCAGAAGAAGGCGTCCCTTTCCAAGCTGATCATGGGTGGAACCATTGTCCTGCTGATTGTGATCTGCATCTGGGGACCTCTGTGCCTGTTTGCCCTGGGCAATGCGGTGGGCACCTCGAATGTGCCCTACCACGTGTCGCTGTCGATTCGAATTGGACCCTATGATCCCATCTACACAACGAATAACTACGATAGTATGTTCGCGATCAATTCCGAAATGTACTCTCAAATGACCAACGCGTACCTAAAGGAGAAACAGGCACTGACTTTTATTGCTGGATATGATCCAACGGATGTAGCGGCTGTTAAGCTTGCAGGAAACTCGCCATCCCTTTGGAACATAGCACCGCCGGATAGGCAGCGGTTGCTAAATGATTTGAGAAACA ATCACACACTGAATGCCCGCTTTTCCTATTCCCTCACCCGAAAGGCTCCCGCCAAGGGATTAAAGGAAAGTGTTGGTGATGAGCATGCCATTTCCCTGGACGAATCCTTCGAGGGCCGAGCAGCACTTATACACATGCTTAGCGAAACTCATGACGTGGCGCCACTTCACAGTAATACTACAACCAATGGAACTATTACTCCCGAAATCGAGGAAGTAGTCGTGATACCAGGCATGATACCCAAGTTCATAAAAGTTCTCAACTCTGGCGACGCTGCTGTGGTTGGTGTGTTGAGCGAAAAACACCACGAGTACCGACCGTTGGTTATCAAAATGCATCGGGACAACGAGACCAATGGATTGTGGTGGGAGATACGGGACTTCTGCGACGATAACTTCTACAACGAAACGCTGTCCAAGTTTGCCTACAGCAACTGCACTTCGGGTATAGTGATGTATACATTCAACGATAAGAAATTCCCATCGACGTTCAGTTTCCTCACAGCCGGAGG CATCATTGGTTTGTACACCACCTTTGTGTTATTGGCCTCGCGCTTTATGAAGTCCTTCATTGGTGGTCAGAACCGAAAGATTATGTTCGAGGATCTGCCTTATGTGGACAGAGTGCTGCAACTTTGTCTGGATATTTATTTG GTACGCGAGGCTTTGGAATTCGCTCTGGAAGAAGACCTGTTTGCCAAATTGCTCTTCCTGTACCGATCGCCCGAGACGCTAATCAAGTGGACCCGTCCCAAGGAGGAGTACGTGGACGATGACGGCGACACCGACTCGATTCCCAGCCGAATGAGTGTGCGCCGGCCCGAGCAGCTGCAGCCGCAGCAACCACAATAA